In a genomic window of Xylophilus rhododendri:
- a CDS encoding acetolactate synthase large subunit: MTEPTFAQTGADLLVQSLLSQGVDTCFANPGTSEMHMVAALDRHPGVRSILALFEGVATGAADGYARMSGKPAATLLHLGPGLANGIANLHNARKAATPVLNIVGDHATHHLEYDAPLTSDLDGLARTVSHWLGRALSADEVAARTAEAVAATRGGPGRIATLVMPADAAWSAPSPGAVAAPAPRVAAEQPVDEDRIRAAAALLRRHGAAGMLMLGGATLNAEGIRLAAAIARSLQCRMAGQSSNSRMQRGPGIPRVARVPYPIDQALAFMQGVRALVRIGAPTPVAFFAYPGKPSMLVEDGCEVLDPVPEGTHPLAALKALAAFLDVDESDAPDQPRQRPERPQGALAHQTVAEAIASTLPDHAIVVDEAVTTGRLQTYEACVAVGPHDWINNMGGSIGYGLPVALGASIACPERRVLALVGDGSAFYTSQALWTMAREGCDVTVVIYANRSYAILQGEWKNMGAGEAGRSARDLLRLDRPDPDWVAIARGHGVPALRVDDAEGLCTALERSYATSGPMLIEAWLD, translated from the coding sequence ATGACCGAGCCCACATTCGCGCAGACCGGCGCCGACCTGCTGGTGCAGTCCCTCCTCTCGCAGGGCGTGGACACCTGCTTCGCCAACCCCGGAACCTCCGAGATGCACATGGTGGCGGCGCTGGACCGCCACCCCGGCGTGCGCTCCATCCTGGCCCTGTTCGAAGGCGTGGCCACCGGCGCCGCCGACGGCTATGCCCGCATGAGCGGCAAGCCCGCGGCCACCCTGCTGCACCTGGGACCGGGCCTGGCCAACGGCATCGCCAACCTGCACAACGCGCGCAAGGCCGCGACGCCGGTGCTCAACATCGTGGGCGACCATGCCACGCACCACCTGGAGTACGACGCGCCATTGACCTCCGACCTCGACGGCCTGGCACGCACCGTGTCGCACTGGCTGGGCCGGGCCCTGAGCGCCGACGAAGTGGCGGCCAGGACGGCCGAGGCGGTGGCGGCCACCCGCGGCGGCCCGGGCCGCATCGCCACCCTGGTGATGCCGGCCGATGCCGCATGGTCCGCGCCCAGCCCGGGCGCCGTGGCCGCGCCGGCGCCGCGCGTCGCGGCGGAACAGCCGGTGGATGAAGACCGCATCCGCGCGGCTGCCGCCCTGCTGCGCCGGCACGGCGCGGCCGGCATGCTGATGCTGGGCGGCGCCACGCTGAACGCCGAAGGCATCCGCCTGGCCGCCGCCATCGCCCGATCGCTGCAATGCCGCATGGCCGGCCAGAGTTCCAACAGCCGCATGCAGCGCGGCCCCGGCATACCGCGGGTGGCGCGTGTGCCCTATCCGATCGACCAGGCCCTGGCCTTCATGCAGGGCGTGCGGGCGCTGGTGCGCATCGGCGCGCCTACACCGGTGGCCTTCTTCGCCTATCCCGGCAAACCCAGCATGCTGGTCGAGGACGGCTGCGAGGTGCTGGACCCGGTGCCCGAAGGCACGCACCCGCTCGCGGCGCTGAAGGCGCTGGCCGCCTTCCTGGATGTGGACGAATCCGATGCACCGGACCAGCCCCGGCAACGCCCTGAGCGACCGCAAGGCGCCCTCGCCCACCAGACCGTGGCGGAGGCCATCGCCAGCACCCTGCCCGACCATGCGATCGTGGTCGACGAGGCGGTCACCACCGGCCGGCTGCAGACCTACGAGGCCTGCGTGGCCGTCGGCCCGCACGACTGGATCAACAACATGGGCGGCTCGATCGGCTACGGCCTGCCGGTGGCACTCGGCGCCTCCATCGCCTGCCCCGAACGGCGGGTGCTGGCCCTGGTCGGCGACGGCAGCGCCTTCTACACCAGCCAGGCGCTGTGGACCATGGCACGCGAGGGCTGCGACGTGACGGTGGTCATCTACGCCAACCGCAGCTACGCCATCCTGCAGGGCGAGTGGAAGAACATGGGTGCGGGCGAAGCCGGCCGCAGCGCCCGCGACCTGCTGCGGCTGGACCGGCCGGACCCCGACTGGGTGGCGATCGCCAGGGGCCACGGCGTGCCGGCCCTGCGGGTGGACGATGCCGAAGGCCTGTGCACCGCCCTGGAACGCTCCTATGCCACATCGGGCCCGATGCTGATCGAGGCCTGGCTCGATTGA
- the tagF gene encoding type VI secretion system-associated protein TagF, with protein sequence MSTPDSFAATAAGPAGWYGKLPTLGDFASRRLDAGFIEAWDDWLAQGLADWRAQAPEQWLHDYLAGPSWRFILTPGVIAMAGARTAWAGVLMPSVDRVGRYFPLTLALPLARLPEPGAATEALLRWLRQLDDIAVDALHEDWSIEQLESALEQAGPAPCGGGLDDAGTDASSDLDLQTQPAGHSLWFAIGAQGGQHMQVLDGLPRAHIFQTLLSGSALQPLPLSIDTSESP encoded by the coding sequence ATGTCAACCCCTGATTCATTCGCCGCGACGGCTGCCGGGCCCGCGGGCTGGTACGGCAAGCTGCCCACGCTGGGCGACTTCGCCTCGCGGCGGCTGGATGCCGGATTCATCGAGGCCTGGGACGACTGGCTGGCGCAAGGCCTGGCCGACTGGCGCGCGCAGGCGCCCGAGCAGTGGCTGCACGACTACCTGGCCGGGCCGAGCTGGCGTTTCATCCTCACGCCCGGCGTCATCGCCATGGCCGGTGCGCGCACCGCCTGGGCCGGGGTGCTGATGCCCTCGGTGGACCGCGTCGGCCGCTATTTCCCGCTGACCCTGGCCTTGCCGCTCGCACGCCTGCCGGAGCCGGGCGCGGCCACCGAGGCCTTGCTGCGCTGGCTGCGGCAGCTCGACGACATCGCCGTCGATGCACTGCACGAGGACTGGAGCATCGAGCAGCTCGAATCCGCGCTCGAACAGGCCGGCCCCGCGCCCTGCGGCGGCGGTCTCGACGACGCGGGCACCGACGCCTCCTCGGACCTCGACCTGCAAACACAGCCCGCCGGCCACAGCCTGTGGTTCGCCATCGGCGCCCAGGGCGGCCAGCACATGCAGGTGCTGGACGGCCTGCCCCGCGCCCACATCTTCCAGACCCTGCTGAGCGGATCCGCCCTGCAGCCCCTCCCCCTCTCCATCGACACGAGCGAATCGCCATGA
- a CDS encoding type VI secretion system contractile sheath domain-containing protein → MSTDWTPNFGGIGQNPPSWNTKRPMRIAILGDFGGGALAGRLETGAALAKRKPLKVEFDTLEDALGRLQLEMTLPLGAGGAPVQVAVSELESFHPDELYRNLEVFTALASLRKRLNNTATFAAAAAEMKDWGLDTDPAASQVALRSRAKGAAPSGGSTLDDFARLTGRAPAAQGAEVSVNALLRKLVSPFVVPAAAPNKDALVASLDKALSDAMRAVLHQPDFQNIESLWRGVDFLLRRLETSHQLQVQLIDISAEELAADLSSVDDLADSGLYQLLVSKPAEDADGGYAYIAGCFRFEATPPHAELLGRAARVAAHAGAPFITAIAPDAFTDRREPPHRLVREAFEALKDLPDASYLALMAPRFLLRHPYGKKSDPISSFSFEEFTRAEGLRGMLWGHPALLAVSVLATRGAELNIGDLAFHYFVDGDGDTIALPCTERLIGTEAATLLRDFGINAVMARKGEAMVRLAGLEALNGDGLASAVGAPRKKPADSRASIGSAASERVKTEWTPAARSAGTVGMSAPAQKLAAEEAEAETQEDAATESSVDDELAALLDTPAAEVPASGEQPAAEDDELAALLASLADPEPAAADAEAEPAAAEDEMDADLKALLASLG, encoded by the coding sequence ATGAGCACTGACTGGACACCCAATTTCGGCGGCATCGGCCAGAACCCGCCCAGCTGGAACACCAAGCGCCCGATGCGCATCGCCATCCTGGGCGACTTCGGCGGCGGCGCCCTCGCCGGCCGGCTGGAGACCGGCGCGGCCCTGGCCAAACGCAAGCCGCTGAAGGTCGAATTCGACACGCTGGAAGACGCCCTCGGCCGCCTGCAGCTGGAGATGACCTTGCCCCTGGGCGCCGGCGGCGCGCCGGTGCAGGTCGCCGTGTCGGAGCTGGAGTCCTTCCACCCCGATGAGCTGTATCGCAACCTGGAGGTCTTCACCGCCCTGGCCTCGCTGCGCAAGCGCCTGAACAACACCGCCACCTTCGCCGCCGCCGCGGCCGAGATGAAGGACTGGGGCCTGGACACCGACCCCGCCGCCTCCCAGGTCGCCCTGCGCAGCCGGGCCAAGGGCGCGGCGCCCTCGGGCGGCTCCACCCTGGACGACTTCGCACGCCTCACCGGCCGCGCGCCGGCTGCCCAGGGCGCGGAAGTCTCGGTCAACGCCCTGCTGCGCAAGCTGGTCAGCCCCTTCGTGGTGCCGGCGGCCGCCCCCAACAAGGACGCACTGGTCGCCAGCCTCGACAAGGCCCTGAGCGATGCGATGCGCGCCGTGCTGCACCAGCCCGATTTCCAGAACATCGAATCGCTCTGGCGCGGCGTCGACTTCCTGCTGCGCCGCCTGGAAACCAGCCACCAGCTGCAGGTGCAGCTGATCGACATCAGCGCCGAGGAACTCGCCGCCGACCTCAGCAGCGTGGACGACCTGGCCGACAGCGGCCTCTACCAGCTGCTGGTGAGCAAGCCCGCCGAAGACGCCGACGGCGGCTACGCCTACATCGCCGGCTGCTTCCGTTTCGAGGCCACGCCGCCGCATGCCGAACTGCTGGGCCGCGCCGCCCGGGTGGCCGCCCATGCCGGCGCGCCCTTCATCACCGCCATCGCCCCCGATGCCTTCACCGACCGCCGCGAGCCGCCGCACCGCCTGGTGCGCGAGGCCTTCGAGGCGCTCAAGGACCTGCCGGACGCCTCCTACCTCGCGCTGATGGCGCCGCGTTTCCTGCTGCGCCACCCCTACGGCAAGAAGAGCGATCCGATCAGCAGCTTCAGCTTCGAGGAGTTCACGCGCGCCGAAGGCCTGCGCGGCATGCTCTGGGGCCACCCGGCGCTGCTGGCGGTGAGTGTGCTGGCCACCCGCGGCGCCGAGCTCAATATCGGCGACCTGGCCTTCCACTACTTCGTCGATGGCGACGGCGACACCATCGCTCTGCCCTGCACCGAACGCCTGATCGGCACCGAGGCCGCCACCCTGCTGCGCGACTTCGGCATCAATGCCGTGATGGCGCGCAAGGGCGAAGCCATGGTGCGCCTGGCCGGCCTGGAAGCCCTCAACGGCGACGGCCTGGCCAGCGCCGTCGGCGCGCCGCGCAAGAAGCCCGCCGACAGCCGCGCCAGCATCGGCAGCGCCGCCAGCGAACGGGTCAAGACCGAATGGACCCCGGCCGCACGCAGCGCCGGCACCGTGGGCATGAGTGCGCCGGCGCAGAAGCTGGCGGCCGAAGAAGCCGAGGCCGAAACGCAGGAGGACGCCGCCACCGAAAGCTCGGTGGACGACGAACTCGCCGCCCTGCTGGACACCCCGGCAGCCGAGGTACCCGCGTCCGGCGAGCAGCCCGCCGCCGAGGACGACGAACTCGCCGCCCTGCTCGCCAGCCTGGCCGACCCGGAACCGGCCGCCGCGGATGCCGAGGCCGAACCCGCCGCTGCGGAAGACGAGATGGACGCCGATCTCAAGGCCCTGCTGGCGTCGCTGGGCTGA
- the nikR gene encoding nickel-responsive transcriptional regulator NikR — protein MQRLTFSLDDSLARQFDEFIAAKGYVNRSEAVRDLIRSRIGSVSLDAPQDGHHAEWCVANVSFVYDHREPTITTRVLDLQHDHHDLVVTSVHTYLDHDNCLETVVLRGPTDSVRAFADQLVALRGVRHGHAHFVPLNASGHAHRHSHGTPGAHVHLRPIN, from the coding sequence ATGCAGCGCCTCACCTTCTCGCTCGACGACAGCCTGGCCCGGCAGTTCGATGAATTCATCGCCGCCAAGGGCTATGTCAACCGCTCCGAAGCCGTCCGCGACCTGATCCGTTCGCGCATCGGCAGCGTCTCCCTCGACGCCCCGCAGGATGGCCACCATGCCGAATGGTGCGTGGCCAATGTGAGCTTCGTGTACGACCACCGCGAGCCCACCATCACCACCCGGGTGCTCGACCTGCAGCACGACCACCACGACCTCGTCGTGACCAGCGTGCATACCTACCTCGACCACGACAACTGCCTGGAGACCGTGGTGCTGCGCGGCCCCACCGACTCGGTGCGCGCCTTCGCCGACCAGCTGGTGGCATTGCGTGGCGTGCGCCATGGCCATGCGCATTTCGTGCCGCTCAACGCCAGCGGCCATGCCCATCGCCATTCCCATGGCACGCCGGGCGCGCATGTGCACCTGCGGCCCATCAACTGA
- a CDS encoding serine/threonine-protein kinase, which yields MAAVPERIGKYQISEVLGQGAMGVVYKGFDPHIHRPVAIKVIHKELLGDADAVDSIAARFRNEAQAVGRIAHPGVVAIYEFGEDDNTAYIAMEFVQGRNLDQVLAGTPLLEEAQLLRIMDQLLTALAAAHEQGVWHRDIKPANLLLTASGQVKLTDFGIARIEHAGLTQVSSMIGTPGYMAPEQYMGEGVDHRADLFACGVLLYRMLTGKPAFSGGAEVVMYKILNEQPPAPSLLTEGRRNPAYDAVVARALAKDPAHRFASAAQMRQALMDVASGAAKPVVEAAGNDSTVIVPPGYWAKAVEAAAPARVAAPSQATSSARPSMSGTAMAALAGWDQQALSRIEKALASHVGPMARLMVRQAAAQCSDVFSLATAVSAHIAEPTRRQQFIGAATASSQAQPAASGVAAAPSQATALGGTALAAPAASPATPLSEDFKTRALQVMVKSLGPIAKVVVRRAAEQSVGDRARFVQLLLDAASEADRPALQRDLGALPG from the coding sequence ATGGCTGCAGTTCCCGAGCGCATCGGCAAGTACCAGATCTCCGAAGTCCTCGGCCAGGGGGCCATGGGCGTGGTCTACAAGGGCTTCGATCCGCACATCCACCGGCCGGTGGCGATCAAGGTGATCCACAAGGAGCTGCTGGGCGACGCCGATGCGGTGGATTCGATCGCCGCGCGTTTCCGCAACGAGGCCCAGGCGGTGGGCCGCATCGCCCATCCGGGCGTGGTGGCCATCTATGAATTCGGCGAGGACGACAACACCGCCTACATCGCCATGGAGTTCGTGCAGGGCCGCAACCTCGACCAGGTGCTGGCCGGCACGCCGCTGCTGGAAGAGGCCCAGCTGCTACGCATCATGGACCAGCTGCTCACGGCGCTGGCCGCCGCCCACGAGCAGGGCGTGTGGCACCGCGACATCAAGCCGGCCAATCTGCTGCTGACGGCATCGGGCCAGGTCAAGCTGACTGATTTCGGCATCGCCCGCATCGAGCATGCGGGGCTGACGCAAGTGTCTTCCATGATCGGCACGCCCGGCTACATGGCGCCCGAGCAGTACATGGGTGAAGGTGTGGACCACCGGGCGGATCTATTCGCCTGCGGCGTGCTGCTCTACCGCATGCTGACCGGCAAGCCGGCCTTCAGCGGCGGCGCTGAGGTCGTCATGTACAAGATCCTCAACGAACAGCCGCCCGCCCCCAGCCTGCTGACCGAAGGCCGGCGCAACCCGGCCTACGACGCCGTGGTGGCGCGCGCCCTGGCCAAGGACCCGGCCCATCGCTTCGCCAGCGCGGCGCAGATGCGCCAGGCGCTGATGGACGTGGCCAGCGGCGCCGCCAAGCCGGTCGTCGAGGCGGCTGGCAACGACAGCACCGTGATCGTGCCGCCCGGCTACTGGGCCAAGGCAGTGGAGGCCGCCGCACCCGCGCGTGTCGCCGCGCCCAGCCAGGCCACGTCGAGCGCCCGGCCTTCCATGAGCGGCACCGCCATGGCCGCCCTCGCCGGCTGGGACCAGCAGGCCCTGAGCCGCATCGAGAAGGCCCTGGCCAGCCATGTCGGCCCCATGGCCCGGCTGATGGTGCGCCAGGCCGCCGCCCAGTGCAGCGATGTGTTCAGCCTGGCCACCGCCGTCTCGGCGCATATCGCCGAGCCAACCAGGCGCCAGCAGTTCATCGGCGCGGCCACCGCCAGCAGCCAGGCGCAGCCCGCGGCCAGCGGCGTGGCGGCGGCGCCCAGCCAGGCCACGGCCCTGGGCGGGACGGCGCTCGCGGCACCTGCCGCCAGCCCCGCGACGCCGCTCAGCGAAGACTTCAAGACGCGTGCGCTGCAGGTCATGGTCAAGAGCCTGGGCCCCATCGCCAAGGTGGTGGTCCGGCGTGCGGCCGAACAGAGCGTCGGGGATAGGGCGCGCTTCGTGCAGCTGCTGCTCGATGCCGCCAGCGAGGCCGACCGGCCCGCGCTGCAGCGCGACCTGGGCGCCCTGCCCGGCTGA
- a CDS encoding FAD-dependent oxidoreductase gives MATPDPIEVETRNHQMFPALDAADAARVRRFGELRHYRRGDCLFTAGEPGAGLYLVLAGTVAITQRDGLGRITPVAVQGPGQFLAEVGTLSGQPALVDGHANEDVEALLVPPDQLRALIVAEADLGERIVRALILRRVALIDAGASGPVLMGPPDSADVLRLQNFLGRNGHPYHVVDSSTDRDAATLLQQYGEASLLVACPNGAVLVNPSEEALARCIGMIDGSEHAGLFDVVVVGAGPAGLATAVYAASEGLRVMVLDCRSYGGQAGASARIENYLGFPTGISGGALAGRAFVQAQKFGAEMMIPAKAVSLDCSGIEAGEGLRVGLSDGRQLRARTVVVASGARYRRPRVPRLAEFEGRGVWYWASAIEARMCAKQEVALVGGGNSAGQAAVFLSQHAARVNVLVRGPSLAASMSRYLIDRIEASPNIVLHPHTELVGLHGEPATGLDGATWRDSRSGQQHDCPARNLFLFVGAEPEADWLKDCGVAVDHHGFVRTGVDPGGDKPAPGGLETNVPGVFAVGDVRSGSVKRVGGAIGEGAAAVAQIHAHLAQLAATA, from the coding sequence ATGGCCACCCCTGACCCGATCGAAGTCGAAACCCGAAACCACCAGATGTTCCCGGCGCTGGACGCCGCCGACGCCGCGCGGGTCCGGCGCTTCGGCGAACTGCGCCACTACCGGCGCGGCGACTGCCTGTTCACCGCCGGCGAACCCGGCGCCGGCCTGTACCTGGTGCTGGCCGGCACGGTGGCCATCACCCAGCGCGACGGCCTGGGCCGCATCACGCCGGTGGCGGTGCAGGGGCCCGGGCAGTTCCTGGCGGAGGTCGGAACGCTGTCGGGTCAGCCGGCCCTGGTGGACGGCCATGCCAACGAGGACGTCGAAGCCCTGCTGGTGCCGCCCGATCAGCTGCGCGCCCTGATCGTGGCCGAGGCCGACCTGGGCGAACGCATCGTGCGGGCGCTGATCCTGCGCCGCGTGGCGCTGATCGATGCCGGCGCCAGCGGCCCGGTGCTGATGGGGCCGCCAGATTCGGCCGACGTGCTGCGGCTGCAGAATTTCCTGGGCCGCAACGGCCATCCCTATCACGTGGTGGACTCCTCCACCGACCGGGATGCCGCCACCCTGCTGCAGCAGTACGGCGAGGCCAGCCTGCTGGTGGCCTGCCCCAACGGGGCGGTGCTGGTCAACCCGAGCGAGGAGGCGCTGGCGCGCTGCATCGGCATGATCGACGGCTCCGAACATGCCGGCCTGTTCGATGTCGTCGTGGTGGGCGCCGGGCCGGCCGGGCTGGCCACCGCCGTCTATGCGGCATCCGAGGGGCTGCGGGTGATGGTGCTGGACTGCCGCAGCTATGGCGGCCAGGCGGGAGCCAGTGCACGCATCGAGAACTACCTGGGTTTCCCCACCGGCATCTCCGGCGGCGCGCTGGCCGGGCGGGCCTTCGTGCAGGCGCAGAAGTTCGGCGCCGAGATGATGATCCCGGCCAAGGCGGTATCGCTGGACTGCAGCGGCATCGAGGCCGGCGAGGGGCTGCGGGTGGGCCTGTCCGACGGCCGGCAGCTGCGCGCGCGCACCGTGGTGGTGGCCAGCGGCGCGCGCTACCGCCGGCCCCGGGTGCCGCGGCTGGCGGAGTTCGAGGGCCGCGGCGTGTGGTACTGGGCCTCGGCCATCGAGGCACGCATGTGCGCCAAGCAGGAAGTGGCGCTGGTCGGCGGCGGCAACTCGGCCGGGCAGGCCGCCGTGTTCCTGTCGCAGCATGCGGCGCGGGTCAATGTGCTGGTGCGCGGGCCTTCGCTGGCGGCCAGCATGTCGCGCTATTTGATAGACCGCATCGAGGCCTCGCCCAACATCGTGCTGCATCCCCATACCGAGCTGGTCGGCCTGCACGGCGAGCCGGCCACCGGCCTGGACGGCGCCACCTGGCGCGATTCGCGCAGCGGCCAGCAGCACGACTGCCCGGCGCGCAACCTCTTCCTGTTCGTCGGCGCCGAACCCGAGGCCGACTGGCTGAAGGACTGCGGCGTGGCGGTGGACCACCACGGCTTCGTGCGCACCGGCGTCGACCCGGGCGGCGACAAGCCGGCCCCGGGCGGGCTGGAGACCAATGTGCCGGGCGTGTTCGCCGTGGGCGATGTGCGCTCCGGCTCGGTCAAGCGGGTGGGCGGCGCCATCGGCGAAGGCGCGGCCGCGGTGGCGCAGATCCATGCGCACCTGGCGCAGTTGGCTGCCACCGCCTGA
- a CDS encoding c-type heme family protein translates to MKLLLKFNLIFLLVFLVGLAGSSLVARGLLQKAATEEVADRARLLIEKANAVSTYTADQIKPLLETQMKYTFLPQSVPAYSAAEVLATLQKTYPEYGFKSAMLNPTNPRDKAVAWEEDVVNQFIKTPGMKEFIGQRETPTGTSLYIARPIRITNPVCMSCHTTPEMAPKTLVDRYGPSNGFGWKLNEVMGAQVVSVPMTVPMQRADQALLVVVGVLAAVFLLIGAALNFMLWKLVIQPVSRLSSIADKVSMGEEAPEFEVKSKDEIGVLSESFGRMRKSLAHAMKMLEE, encoded by the coding sequence ATGAAGCTGCTCCTCAAGTTCAACCTGATATTCCTGCTGGTCTTCCTGGTCGGCCTGGCCGGCTCCAGCCTGGTCGCCCGCGGCCTGCTGCAGAAGGCCGCCACCGAGGAAGTGGCCGACCGCGCGCGCCTGCTGATCGAGAAGGCCAATGCGGTCAGCACCTATACCGCGGACCAGATCAAGCCGCTGCTGGAAACGCAGATGAAGTACACCTTCCTGCCCCAGTCGGTGCCGGCCTACTCGGCCGCCGAGGTGTTGGCCACGCTGCAGAAGACCTATCCGGAATACGGCTTCAAGTCGGCCATGCTCAACCCCACCAACCCGCGCGACAAGGCCGTCGCCTGGGAAGAGGACGTGGTCAACCAGTTCATCAAGACACCCGGCATGAAGGAATTCATCGGCCAGCGCGAGACACCCACCGGCACCTCGCTCTACATCGCCCGGCCGATCCGCATCACCAACCCGGTCTGCATGAGCTGCCACACCACGCCCGAGATGGCGCCCAAGACTTTGGTGGACCGCTACGGCCCGTCCAACGGCTTCGGCTGGAAGCTCAACGAGGTGATGGGCGCGCAGGTGGTCTCGGTGCCGATGACGGTGCCGATGCAGCGTGCCGACCAGGCCCTGCTGGTCGTCGTCGGCGTGCTGGCGGCGGTGTTCCTGCTGATCGGCGCGGCGCTCAACTTCATGCTGTGGAAGCTGGTGATCCAGCCGGTGTCGCGCCTGTCCAGCATCGCCGACAAGGTGTCCATGGGCGAGGAAGCGCCGGAGTTCGAGGTCAAGTCAAAGGACGAGATCGGCGTGCTGTCGGAATCCTTCGGCCGCATGCGAAAGAGCCTGGCCCACGCCATGAAGATGCTCGAGGAATAA
- a CDS encoding response regulator, whose product MIKIGIVDDHSVVRSGLKQFFADHVDLRVAGEASNGREAIDLVRNTELDVLVMDLSMPGQTGIDALGMIRAKAPDLGILILSGYPEEHYAMNLIRQGASGYLNKDCDPMEIVNAVRTISLGRRYITPSVAELLAQQLNRKDDVPAHELLSEREFQVFLKLAKGETAGDIAKSLSLSVKTVSTYRTRLMEKMNLASNSDLTYYALKNKLID is encoded by the coding sequence ATGATCAAGATCGGCATCGTCGACGACCACTCCGTCGTACGTTCGGGACTCAAGCAATTCTTCGCGGACCATGTGGATCTGCGAGTCGCCGGCGAAGCCTCCAATGGTCGCGAAGCCATCGACCTGGTGCGCAACACCGAGCTCGATGTGCTGGTGATGGACCTCTCCATGCCCGGCCAGACCGGCATCGACGCGCTGGGCATGATCCGCGCCAAGGCACCCGACCTGGGCATCCTGATCCTCAGCGGATACCCCGAAGAGCACTACGCGATGAATCTCATCCGCCAGGGTGCCAGCGGTTATCTCAATAAGGACTGCGATCCGATGGAGATCGTCAACGCGGTGCGCACCATCTCCCTGGGCCGGCGCTACATCACGCCCAGCGTGGCGGAACTGCTGGCCCAGCAACTCAACCGCAAGGACGACGTGCCGGCGCACGAGCTGCTGTCGGAGCGCGAGTTCCAGGTCTTCCTGAAGCTGGCCAAGGGCGAGACGGCCGGCGATATCGCCAAGTCGCTGTCGCTGAGCGTGAAGACGGTCAGCACCTACCGCACCCGGCTGATGGAGAAGATGAACCTCGCCTCCAACAGCGACCTGACCTACTACGCGCTGAAGAACAAGCTGATCGACTGA
- a CDS encoding DUF3309 family protein yields MISTVLLIVLVLLLLGVLPTWGHSRSWGYGPSGGIGLVLVIVIVLLLMGRI; encoded by the coding sequence ATGATTTCCACCGTCCTGCTTATCGTCCTGGTCCTGCTGCTGCTCGGCGTGCTGCCCACCTGGGGCCACAGCCGCTCCTGGGGTTATGGCCCGAGCGGCGGCATCGGCCTGGTCCTGGTCATCGTCATCGTGCTGCTGCTGATGGGCCGGATCTGA
- a CDS encoding IclR family transcriptional regulator: MSRGSGKAAATGTAPETAEPQAEAPQDLLAEFAGDRLFILSVGKCFHLLECMSAAQRALSLGELAQLSGLDKSAAQRLTHTLCKLGYLRQHAQTRAYQLSPRLLEFGHSVLQVDIVREIAEPFLQELNQACRETVNLMELEGRDIVYVLRYPSSHPVSVDLHVGSRLPAFCTAAGRAILANMSKDDVHAVLAGRRKAMTEHTVTDMAGLLALLETARREGFVINDQEAFIGDISLAVPLTDHDGEVRSAINIAVPFPRWTVERVRQELLPPLLQCARQISRKLAAVSGPRTHRN, encoded by the coding sequence ATGAGCCGAGGATCCGGCAAGGCTGCAGCAACCGGGACGGCACCCGAAACGGCAGAACCGCAGGCCGAGGCACCGCAGGACCTGCTGGCCGAATTCGCCGGCGACCGGCTGTTCATCCTCTCGGTCGGCAAATGCTTCCACCTGCTCGAATGCATGAGCGCGGCCCAGCGGGCCTTGAGCCTGGGCGAACTGGCCCAGCTCTCCGGGCTGGACAAGAGCGCCGCGCAGCGCCTCACCCACACGCTCTGCAAGCTGGGCTACCTGCGCCAGCATGCGCAGACACGCGCCTACCAGCTCTCGCCCCGTCTGCTGGAGTTCGGCCACAGCGTGCTGCAGGTGGACATCGTGCGCGAGATCGCCGAGCCCTTCCTGCAGGAACTCAACCAGGCCTGCCGGGAGACCGTCAACCTGATGGAGCTGGAGGGCCGCGACATCGTCTACGTGCTGCGCTACCCCAGCTCGCATCCGGTCAGCGTGGACCTGCATGTGGGCTCGCGCCTGCCCGCCTTCTGCACCGCGGCTGGCCGGGCGATCCTGGCCAATATGTCGAAGGACGATGTGCACGCGGTGCTGGCCGGCCGCCGCAAGGCCATGACCGAACACACGGTGACCGACATGGCCGGCCTGCTGGCCCTGCTGGAGACAGCCCGGCGCGAGGGCTTCGTCATCAACGACCAGGAAGCCTTCATCGGCGACATCTCGCTGGCCGTGCCGCTGACCGACCATGACGGCGAGGTGCGCAGCGCCATCAACATCGCCGTGCCCTTTCCGCGCTGGACGGTGGAGCGGGTGCGCCAGGAACTGCTGCCGCCGCTGCTGCAGTGCGCCCGCCAGATCTCCCGCAAGCTGGCCGCCGTGAGCGGCCCGCGCACGCATCGAAACTAA
- a CDS encoding helix-turn-helix domain-containing protein — protein sequence MAQGKRISTDIGEDALRAIQALGAAARQARLAAGQGQAQAAARLGVHVQTIGRIESGEPGVTIAHVVGLLAIYGLTVHCAAQSAPAQAECGDPPSS from the coding sequence ATGGCCCAAGGCAAACGAATTTCCACGGATATCGGTGAGGACGCGCTGCGCGCGATCCAGGCGCTGGGCGCCGCCGCCCGCCAGGCCCGGCTGGCCGCCGGACAAGGCCAGGCGCAGGCCGCGGCGCGGCTCGGCGTGCATGTGCAGACCATAGGCCGCATCGAATCGGGCGAGCCCGGCGTGACCATCGCCCATGTGGTCGGGCTGCTCGCGATTTACGGCCTGACGGTGCATTGCGCAGCACAGTCCGCCCCCGCGCAAGCAGAATGCGGCGACCCTCCATCCTCCTGA